The genomic region TTCGGATTGCATATATTTACTTTGTTGTGGTCAAAACCAGCAAATGTTTCTGCCCTCCGTGGTACACTGAGAGCAGCTGGTACGTAGGCTTCGCTATGCCGTTCACCGGCAGAACTTAAACTTCTTGAAAGAGTAGCACCGCCTGTACTAAACGATAATGAGCTAGCAAGTCTTGTTGCTTCTTGAACAGCCATAACCACCTGTAACGGGGCAAATTGTTTTCTCATTTCCAAGATTACGTAAAACAAGTAAATTAAAACTACAATGCTAAACAAAGCTGGTAACCTCTTTCCATAATTGCGTAGTATCAGTCCCTTCGTTGTGAACTAGTCTAGTATAATCCGGAATTTCTTTATCAACCTTTTCTAATCGTTCAGTATCATTAGTTTCATTCCCTCCCCACACATTTGCGGCATTCGAAAGCTGCATTTGCAGATTAAGTTTTTCTTCCAGTAAAAGTGCTTGCTCGGTGTCCTTCTTTCGTAGCTCAGctgaatattttaataaaaagcaAGCATTATTAATGGTATAGCAAATTTTCTGCCGTGAGATATATCACCCGTAAACTATATACGCACCAACTATTTTCTGGATATGTGTTTCTTTCGTTTTAACTAGGCGTTGTCTTTCTTCGACAGAAAGTAATGATATAGAAGAAGAACGGGTGTCTCTCAATtcattactactattattttcAGTTATTGTATCAGATTCATTATCGGCTTCTTGTGGACAAGCTTCGACCGCTGATCTGATCGCTTGTATCCATAACTGTTTATCTTTGGgcttttgaatttttaactcaAACATCTCTGGTTCAGCTGGATTGCTACTTATTAAATAGATTCCTCTAGATTCTTGACCAGCCTTCTCACGCACCAGCAGTTTCTGAAGCGACACTATACCGGCCTTATTGTCAGGCACAAAAAAGGCATACTTCTGATCCCTCTCGGccaagaaaaataatatatcaGACAGAACAACTACTACAATGGCAGTCATTTTTCCACGGCCTTGCATTAAGTACGCAGTACCTTCGAATTTCAGTACTCTATTAAATGCCATGATATCTGACTTTTTGAATTTAACGTTACGATATgttgcaaatgattttgcatcgatCCTACGTAATAACGATGAAAATAATGTTAGTTAACGACACCCGGAAAAGTATACTCGATGTGACTCATTGAACTCGCTTACTTATTATAGATCTCTAGCTTCCTATCTTCTCTTTCCTTATCGGCTACACAAGCGTCCACATCCGCTAAGATTTCTTTAACAAGGCTTAACGCTTTGCGCAAATCTTCACCTTCTTCTTGCACAATGCCAGTTTTTATAAGTGGTTCGACTAACAGTGGATATTTTGTTAAACGTTGGGTAACGAATAAAATACACTCGGGAATCCCCTTCTTTTTTAGTAGAGGGTGCGACTGTATACACGATTTCAATGTTATTGGCAAACCAaaaaaatataagtaaataCGTGGAATCATCCTAGATGTTGTATAATTACCTGACAATGCCGTACAAATCGAGCAAAGCGAGGATCGTGTCGGAAATAATACTTGTAAGCCTCGACAGCGTCCCTGTGACGACTACAGAATTCTCCATAGGCACTCTTCATACGTTGCGCATTTTCACTGGCGAACTGATCAACGAGTATATCAGCGATAGTAGGAACAACAGGATTTGCATTTTGCCGCTTCCGTAACTTTTGCAAAAATCGTAAATGAATGTCGATGAGGTCGCGGAGTCTGGGAAACATACGCTCCAGGTCTGGTTGGCCGAAACGGAAGTGACGTCGGAGACCTTCCGCGAAAATACTTTCCATAGCAAGGAGCACCAAGCAATGATGCTTCTCGGTAAGAACAAATTCGTAAATGTGCTCTTGTCTTTTTACTTTTCGCTCGCAATTATCGACAAGCCGCAACGCGATGTTTTGCCCAATGGCAGCACTCCAGGAATCAGGTTCTTCTTTACCTAGGCCCAATTCAGGATCCACACCTTCCAAATCGTCTACGGTAAACTGATGAGTATCATCACAGATATCAAATTCTTCCCAACCACTGaaatattaatcattaatcgagaattaatcgtttattttattGTAGTAAATAAAACTGTTAGCGGAATAGATAGATTTTTATATACAAACCTCGATATGTCACGATGTTGTCCATCCCCATCCTTTTCTTCGTTTATCGTTTGACTGAAAGAAAAATTCAATTATATACATTAGAATACTGCGACGTTTCTTACAAAAATATGTGTTCTCCTGAAATCCATAATAACGCAACTGCATAAATTAGATAAATGCAGCAGCAGTTTTACCGGTACATCAATATTACCTTACACATAAAATGTAATCGGCATAGCAGCACCTAAATTTTATTCTCATACACGTACATAGATAAACATGTGTATTCAATTTCTTACATCGAACAGAAAAATAACCATGACTATGTTTTaagacaaatgttttagttaCAGGGGTACAGTTTTTTGTAACTGATTCGTACCAATGTTTCCAAGGTGTCAAATAATGTTGAATGGTAAATGAAGCTTTTTAACATTACTATAAATGAGATTTAAAATTTTTTCTACGGTACATAGGAGGGTCACAAATGTTTTAaatagatatatttatatttaggtTGAGAGAAGGGGGATGTACTGAATGTAATAACTCTATGGTTGTAATTACACATTCTCGTATTCTATCGGTGGTAATAAATTATCATAAGCATATATCCACGTTTTGCAAATTTATCCATCCAACAGAACATTCAGTACGTCGTCGCCAAagtaatatattacataaacaTAAAATGTAGATTGCGTAGTAGTTTAGAAAAACATTCAAAGACGTATAGAGTTATAAATCTTTAGTACAATAGAAACAACTAAGAGAGGAAGAGGTCGAAGATATTCATATTAATTAAACACATGGAAGTATAACTTACAGTATTCATTCCTGATAATGCTCGACGAAGGGTGGTATGCTTGATTATTTGATATTGTGAGTTTTTCAAACTCGTGTGAAAATACAAAGTGTAGACacagaatatgttattgaatgaACATAAATCAGAGAAGCAAGCATATCAGAAGCATAGGCAGGGGCAAGGTGATATGTCTCTTTTCGGTACAACATAGAGGCAACTCGATCGCCTTTTAAACAATGTGTGCGAGAAAAGAATCGAGGAACGATAGACGCGGATCATCCTACTACTGTGTAGGACGGATATACACGAATGGAAACGTACGAACGCTTCGACAGAATAGGAGGAACACATCAGATATCTGAGACTTACTTGACTCCGAGCTTAGTGGCAACTCGCCGCCAAGGGCTGTAGCTTGTCACGGTTTTCTTGCTGTTAATTTCCCTTTAATCGTCGAACAATCGATTGGTTTGTCGTAGTTGCACGAGAGGGAATGCACGAGGGAAGGAAAAAGCACACACTGCATTAGGGCAACTTCATTTTGCCTTTCTATTTCCCCACCTTCttcatttttcttattttacTATGTTTTCCAATTGTTACGTATCCAAGATTTAACATTAAGTACACAGCTTTCTTTTCGTATGTCAAAAATCATTTCGGAAAAAGTGTTTAGTGgactttaaaataaaaattaagaaGTGTGTGTCATTTGTAATTTGCAACTTAGCATGAACCGTTATAATATTACTGTTTCTTTCTGTTAGTTTCGTTAAATTtacatatatgtgtatatgtaaaaagttacttgaatATTTGAAGAAGTTTGGGCGTGACATTATGTATATCAATTAAACATGTATATGTAAAAGTTTTCATTAATAATGTTAGAGACGCGAGGATAAACATGTTCAAGCTAGCCATACAATTGGCTTAATTGCAAACTTAATTAGAAATAATAAGCCTCCAAGCCAGCCAAAGCTTCTGAGTAATAAGCAGATACGATACCCCTTCTAACTAGTCATTTCCTATATCAAATATGTACGtaaacatacatatgtatacctATAGTATATAAGAACATGACGTATAAAAATTCGTCAAGATCTTTTCGAGTAAAATGAGAAATGTATCGAACCAGTTGATATGTATTGAACCAGTTTTGTAACTGTCCACTATTTTGCAttaccaataaataaataaaagccaAATACTCGAGTCCAGGTACTTCTATTGAAAGATACTTTCCCTAAAAAGATCTAATAagcaaagaaaaagaaaagaaattgaaattcaCGCTCCTTGCCAAATGTAAATGTGTGTTCTCGCATTTACGTATTTTTTTAAacttataaattacttatattgcaAATAAGAGGAGTTGATTAAAAACTCCGAATTTAGGCATAGCCATGCCAATTGCGTGCGAATCTTGAACCACAGATACGCAGATCCAATGCGGGAAGAAGTTGTTTTTATAATAAGAACTATTTACCTTCCGCTTCCATACGAAGATGGTAGAGGCAGCGATGCCGTAGAGCCTCTCTTAACGTTGTAGCTACTCGATAATGCCTTGCTAGAATGGTGCTTCGATTTAATACATTCTAGTACCAGTTGATCCTTACATCCTTGACTCTGATGTACCGATACTCCACAATCTGACGATAAAGTTTATCATTTCCAACAACTGATATaattaatgaaataatgaatacTTTTGTCCCTGTTTTGGGGCAAAATATTTTTTGCCGGAGATGTAAGAATTGTATACAATGGTACATACTGTCACAATGTAGAAG from Megalopta genalis isolate 19385.01 chromosome 3, iyMegGena1_principal, whole genome shotgun sequence harbors:
- the cyst gene encoding rho guanine nucleotide exchange factor 18 cysts isoform X6, which codes for MEIELQGKSCTRPVGVGSRACRSQASTHSLNEADLVQSEYQKIVTKRFKGSQRLAESSGLMPGVTGSRLPLQKSISTPSIVTPQINAHLAESVTRTTPSLTTRHERNEKGSGSETETEDLHTTHSHEFHEDREGTPNAQISLDELLTDGATYDDQNSEKTRRKRGSIFFRKKKDKSGKKTSLQQHLWSTIMAGPQGNLICDACMKQSTNKQPLLHCDNCGVSVHQSQGCKDQLVLECIKSKHHSSKALSSSYNVKRGSTASLPLPSSYGSGREINSKKTVTSYSPWRRVATKLGVNQTINEEKDGDGQHRDISSGWEEFDICDDTHQFTVDDLEGVDPELGLGKEEPDSWSAAIGQNIALRLVDNCERKVKRQEHIYEFVLTEKHHCLVLLAMESIFAEGLRRHFRFGQPDLERMFPRLRDLIDIHLRFLQKLRKRQNANPVVPTIADILVDQFASENAQRMKSAYGEFCSRHRDAVEAYKYYFRHDPRFARFVRHCQSHPLLKKKGIPECILFVTQRLTKYPLLVEPLIKTGIVQEEGEDLRKALSLVKEILADVDACVADKEREDRKLEIYNKIDAKSFATYRNVKFKKSDIMAFNRVLKFEGTAYLMQGRGKMTAIVVVVLSDILFFLAERDQKYAFFVPDNKAGIVSLQKLLVREKAGQESRGIYLISSNPAEPEMFELKIQKPKDKQLWIQAIRSAVEACPQEADNESDTITENNSSNELRDTRSSSISLLSVEERQRLVKTKETHIQKIVAELRKKDTEQALLLEEKLNLQMQLSNAANVWGGNETNDTERLEKVDKEIPDYTRLVHNEGTDTTQLWKEVVMAVQEATRLASSLSFSTGGATLSRSLSSAGERHSEAYVPAALSVPRRAETFAGFDHNKEKYPLRDSAAVQSVIFLPKVGEFVKETPGDKEAQDSEANKDQQWAAIRLSHHVYTLLCLISSQMTTIDSLQAQLAACKDGSISKPNNRPNTNRQLEELRNLQDQLSREKAAFRAASQQEQKQLEEERAELARQREQLAAEKQDVTQQRDQLYRRLEALERQGVTLVAGAAPGSATIHLSHMSQGTDTIQTRKSQLDAKRIPLNLISATNQQKVQSNLPVKQQLPLKLASGSNNNTRSGGTSNNSPDRHSRTGSSPAIVSSSTYSSPELGNNNASTSQIHSSNRSLRITRSPPEYPHYQQQPQQPPPPPQQQQQHQRTEQQQPLEEEVIFF